In Nostoc edaphicum CCNP1411, the sequence AAAAAAATAGATATTTTTCCAAATTTATTTTAAATTCTTCCAGAGTTTGATTTTGAGTTTGCTTGATAAATATATGGGCAATATTTTCATGGCTAAATACACCTCTTTTTAAGACAATGGCTTTTATTAGCCTCAGAGCTTGGTCTCCCAAAACACTGGGATTTTTATAGCGTGTCGTGCTTGATACAGCAGATTGAGAACGAGCAATATACATTGCTAGTTCAAACTTAAATTTGTCTTTTATCTGTTTAGAAAGCCTCCTAGCAGCCTCTTGTTGCTCTATGGGATTATTTTTATTAACAGATTGATCAATTAATAAATAGGATGTATAGCGATTAGCCCAATGACCTCTAGATGATTCCTCGTATTTAGTAGCAAATAATTTTAGTTCTTGGTAATCTTTGCTGTTGACAAAATTCTCTATCCAGTTCTTACAAATTTTTACGACTGGATGATTATTGGTCTTTATCTTCAGATTTTCATTAACAAATAAATTAACTAATTCTTGGATATATTTGTCTTTTCGGTTACTTTTCCAATTATTAACTATGATGTAGCAACACCGTTTAAGTGTATTGTATAATTCCTGTTCGTTATCATCTAAAAAAATGCTGTATATTCCAGGTATATAATCTGAATCCTCTGAATCAAGACCGTCTATAAATAAACCTTTGAATTCCCGTAAAACATCCTCTGGTGACAGTTTTTTGACAATTTCCACGAAGAAGCTATAAACCTCCTCTTGTGCAATTTGCACATTTAGCTGTCTAGAGTTAGACGTAACACAATGGGGATTTTCCTGACTGATTGATAAACTATTAGCGGTCATTTCAGTTATCAGGACAAAAAGGCTTCCTGTTCATATTATTACCAGCTTAACCTTGGTGAACAGTAGTATCAATCTATTCTTCAGAGATTCAGTAATCTTTTTACATAAATTTGATTAACTAAGACTATAAATAAAGTATTAAAGACAAATTGTTTAATACTTCATGAAATAGTTCAGTGAAATTACTTAATTTTACCTATAAAAGACCATGCATAAAGATATGGGCGAGTTAATCTATGATTAGATACAACTCGCCCATAATTTTTATGGAAGTTTTTCCGTATTTTAAATTTTTAGTGGGGGTGGAGGGACTTGAACCCACACGACCTATTACGGTCAACGGATTTTCATCCTCCCGCAGTTTTCACTGCTACCTGATGGCAATAGCCAAATCAGGTTTTGAGAATTGGACTCTCCCTTTACCCTCGGCTTTACGTTAGGGTAGCTCCCGTCGGGTCTCTGCACCTTCCGAACAGTTATGAGTTAAGAGTTAGGAGTTTTAAATTTACTCAACACTCATGACTCAGGACTTTCTTCGGCTTGGCTCAGGATTGCCATGTCTGTCACCAGATTTAGGTTTCCCTGAGTTTGAGAGCTTCCACTTGAGGGATTTCTCCTTCAAGGCTCAGTTATCTAAGTCCGTAGCGTCTACCATTCCGCCACACCCCCGCAGGTGTTTGGTAATTAACTAGATATAAACCTAGTTATTTTTTGGAGGCAGCAAATACCGCCTTATCTATTCCACCATCAATTGTGTCTTTTGTCCAACTAGATTGAAAATATTTTTTCTAGATTGTGCGATCGCTTCCCAAATCGGAAGTTTTATTCGTAATCAACCTAGATGAGTTTCTCATCTTGTATGACTAAAGCATTTGTTTGCTAGTAGATTTACGATAATAGCATAAAATTAGCTTTTATCAATCAATCTGGATAAAAAAAGGAATTTTGACGTAGTGATATTAAAAGCATCATGACTATACTTCCCTCAGTTAGGCTGTTCAGCCTATGATGGAAAACAGATGCTTAAGACTTGAAAGTTATGATTGTCGCCCTGCTGTATCTGATTTTGGCTGGAGCTTACCTTTTGGTAATCCCTATTGCTGTCTTGCTGTACCTGAAGCAGCGTTGGTATGTAGCTAGCTCCATCGAGCGTGTATTCATGTACTTTTTGGTGTTTTTCTTCTTTCCGGGTCTGTTGGTTCTATCGCCGTTTGTAAATTTCCGACCTCAACGGCGACAAGTTCAAGTTTAACGAGAATTGGTAGGTCATAACTCTCATGCGACGGATCGACGCTATTGGAATTGGCTTAGGTGTTTTTATTGCCGGCGGATTGGCTTATGTAGGATTGCAGCTAGTCGGCTTGGATAATCAGAAAGCTGGTATATGGAGCCAAGTCTTACTAGTCAGTGGGTTAATTGGCTGGTTAGCGACTTATTTTTTCCGGGCGGTGGGACAAAAAATGACCTACCACCAACAGCGGGAACAGTATGAGCAAGACTTTCTGCAAAAGCGGCTAGACGAGCTTACTCCTGAAGAACTCGCACGAATTCAAGCTGAAATAGAACAAGAAGAGCAATCTCAGGTGTAAAGTTATCATTGGTCAGTTGTTATTTGTCCTTTGTCATTAGTCATTTGTCCTTTACTAATGACCAATGACTAATGACCACTGACCAATGACCACTGAGTATTGACACTTGACTAAAATGACTGCAATTTCTGATTGCTTTGAAATCCTTGGGCGGAATCATGAGTGTGCTCTGATTCCGTTTATTACTGCTGGCGATCCAGATTTAGAAACAACAGCAAAAGCTTTGCAGGTTCTAGATCAAAGTGGAGCCGATATTATTGAACTGGGCATACCTTATTCCGATCCTCTAGCTGATGGGCCAGTAATTCAAGCTGCTGCTACCCGCGCTCTACAAAGGGGAACAAAATTGGAGCAGGTACTGGAAATGTTGCAAGGGATTACTCCCAAATTGCGATCGCCTATTGTCCTGTTAATCTATTACAACTCAATTTTGCATCGGGGAATTGAAAAATTTCTTCAGCAAATTTCCGCTGCTGGGGTCGCCGGATTGGTAATACCTGACTTACCCTTAGAGGAAGCAGCAGGCTTGCTGCAAGCAGCTAGTGAGATGGGAATTGATGTCATCTTGTTGGTAGCTCCCACCAGTTCTGCTGAACGGATAGAAGCGATCGCTCGTTCTTCCCAAGGGTTTATTTATTTAGTCAGCGTTACAGGGGTTACAGGAGTGCGATCGCAACTGGAAAACCGCGTGTCAGATTTACTTCAACAAATTCGTAGTGTTACTGATAAACCCATCGCTGTCGGCTTTGGCATCTCCGAAGCTGCACAAGCCCATCAGGTAATGGAATGGGGCGCAGATGGAGCAATCGTCGGTAGTGCTTTTGTGAAACGGTTATCAGAAGGGACACCAGAGCAAGGACTAAATGTGATCGCCCAGTTTTGCCAAAGTCTCAAGGCAGCCATCAAGACCACCAACACCAGCATAAATACTCCTCTTGATTAGACGGAGAAAGTAGATTAAAAAAGTATAACAGTGTAGTTTTTCTATCGTTGCTTGGTAGACAATTTGACCATTATGGTCTTGAATATTAACATCAGATATCATGATGTAAAAAAACTAGCTGATATAGTCGCTTATAGTTTGAGTATTATGTGAAATCAAGTAGGCATAATTTATGAGTGTGAGTGTGAGTGTGAGAGTGAGTCAGTCACAAATGATTATAGTTACGTCGCAATCGAGGAGCAAAGGCGATGAGTGAGAGTATGGCGTTTATCGGCGGGGTCGCCGTAGCTGGGCTGGCGGCTCTCGTATTGCTCAAAGGAACAAATACCCCCCTACAACCTAACTTTGCTGTTGCTCCGCAAATGCCAGGGACTGTAGTAGCACCGGGAATGCAGCCACAAATGTATTCTCCTTATAACCCTTATGCGCCGCCACCAGTGTATCCCGGTCAGCCTCAACCACCGACTGCTGCCAATACTGACCAGCGCTTAGAGATGGAGAAACTGAACGCGCAAATGCAGCTGGAGCGTTTAAAAAACGACAATGAACAGCTA encodes:
- the ndhL gene encoding NAD(P)H-quinone oxidoreductase subunit L, translated to MIVALLYLILAGAYLLVIPIAVLLYLKQRWYVASSIERVFMYFLVFFFFPGLLVLSPFVNFRPQRRQVQV
- the trpA gene encoding tryptophan synthase subunit alpha, with protein sequence MTAISDCFEILGRNHECALIPFITAGDPDLETTAKALQVLDQSGADIIELGIPYSDPLADGPVIQAAATRALQRGTKLEQVLEMLQGITPKLRSPIVLLIYYNSILHRGIEKFLQQISAAGVAGLVIPDLPLEEAAGLLQAASEMGIDVILLVAPTSSAERIEAIARSSQGFIYLVSVTGVTGVRSQLENRVSDLLQQIRSVTDKPIAVGFGISEAAQAHQVMEWGADGAIVGSAFVKRLSEGTPEQGLNVIAQFCQSLKAAIKTTNTSINTPLD
- a CDS encoding DUF3007 family protein codes for the protein MRRIDAIGIGLGVFIAGGLAYVGLQLVGLDNQKAGIWSQVLLVSGLIGWLATYFFRAVGQKMTYHQQREQYEQDFLQKRLDELTPEELARIQAEIEQEEQSQV